One Anastrepha obliqua isolate idAnaObli1 chromosome 6, idAnaObli1_1.0, whole genome shotgun sequence DNA window includes the following coding sequences:
- the LOC129250812 gene encoding uncharacterized protein LOC129250812, translated as MNTQQNEKNKKFVPRCDTIPSSEEDTLLASSQDTAESAKSKGSTSHSTPLPSKQQQQQTVLPQVSKKAADGTQRESQVAKKHKSEGALMKSRYTKARFILSKIAKNELGGATDERDAADKLKYQQVVKEYEDFLSKKPKEDDRKKGDALKRNRSQDVIDQAPKRPKVSSSIEETKQRPFSEVVKDNLLYALIDETTNSGKVVLQKWGQVEAKLSKLVLDKHVVGAQGGTLPSFDSAGVLRGCRVIKCDDDWSRVVLERCVAEISSTLEGLKLKLIPAKDIPCPPRAPIWLPVMDLSGAEVYESI; from the coding sequence ATGAAcacacaacaaaatgaaaaaaacaaaaaatttgtgccGCGCTGCGACACAATACCATCCTCCGAGGAGGATACCCTGCTGGCCTCCAGCCAAGATACGGCTGAGTCAGCAAAGAGTAAGGGAAGTACCAGCCATAGCACACCCTTACcaagcaagcaacaacaacaacaaacagttCTACCACAAGTATCGAAAAAGGCGGCAGACGGCACTCAGAGAGAGAGTCAGGTCGCTAAAAAGCACAAATCCGAGGGTGCTCTCATGAAGTCTCGCTACACGAAGGCGAGGTTCATTCTAAGCAAGATTGCCAAAAATGAACTCGGTGGAGCGACTGACGAGCGCGACGCGGCCGACAAATTAAAATACCAGCAGGTGGTTAAGGAGTACGAAGACTTCTTATCCAAAAAACCTAAAGAAGACGACAGGAAAAAAGGCGATGCGTTGAAGAGAAACAGGTCACAGGACGTAATCGATCAGGCACCGAAGAGACCTAAGGTGTCCAGCAGCATCGAAGAAACAAAGCAACGACCGTTCAGTGAGGTGGTTAAGGATAACCTCCTCTATGCACTAATCGATGAAACCACAAACAGTGGCAAAGTGGTCCTGCAGAAGTGGGGGCAAGTGGAGGCCAAACTGTCCAAGCTCGTGCTAGACAAGCATGTGGTTGGAGCACAGGGCGGAACTCTCCCTTCCTTCGATTCTGCAGGAGTACTTCGCGGCTGCAGGGTCATCAAGTGCGACGACGACTGGTCAAGGGTTGTCCTAGAAAGGTGTGTTGCTGAGATCAGCAGCACACTGGAAGGCTTAAAACTTAAGCTAATTCCGGCCAAGGACATCCCTTGCCCTCCTCGCGCTCCCATTTGGCTACCAGTGATGGACTTGAGCGGTGCAGAAGTATATGAAAGTATATGA